The following coding sequences are from one candidate division KSB1 bacterium window:
- a CDS encoding lysophospholipid acyltransferase family protein: MRRFKHWLEYQGVRFLSLLARRLPYSWILVCGAALGKFTFSILRIRRRVALENLAQAFPEKSVAELKRVARRSYENFGMMMLEYLRLPRLSESELRQRISFSMPQEQNPYEQALALGKGAICMTGHFGNWEYMGALVALHYPMVYLYQEQNNPYVDALIRDIRTRMRMPTIPRGAALRGILKALREKKFVAILADQDAGSNGLFVDFLGRPASTGRGPAAFVLKTAAPIVFCVAVRQPGGRHRVEAELITFDFSPNSAALSEEEKLRLITEAWTKVLEKYIRQYPDHWFWMHRRWKSRPGISNQ; the protein is encoded by the coding sequence ATGCGGCGTTTCAAGCATTGGCTCGAGTATCAGGGCGTGCGGTTTTTATCTTTGTTGGCGCGCCGGCTGCCGTATTCGTGGATACTCGTGTGCGGCGCGGCGTTGGGCAAGTTTACGTTTTCGATTTTGCGCATTCGCCGGCGCGTGGCTTTGGAAAATTTGGCGCAGGCGTTTCCGGAAAAATCCGTGGCGGAATTGAAGCGCGTGGCACGGCGGTCGTATGAAAATTTCGGCATGATGATGCTGGAATATTTGCGCCTGCCCAGACTTTCGGAGAGCGAGCTGCGCCAACGCATCAGCTTCTCGATGCCCCAAGAACAAAATCCTTATGAACAGGCACTGGCGCTCGGCAAGGGGGCAATTTGCATGACCGGGCATTTCGGCAATTGGGAATACATGGGCGCGCTCGTCGCGTTGCATTATCCGATGGTTTATCTTTATCAGGAGCAAAACAACCCGTACGTCGATGCGCTGATTCGTGACATTCGCACGCGCATGCGCATGCCGACGATTCCCCGCGGCGCGGCGCTGCGCGGCATTTTGAAGGCGCTGCGCGAGAAAAAATTTGTGGCGATTCTTGCCGATCAAGACGCCGGCAGCAACGGGTTGTTTGTCGATTTTCTTGGCCGGCCGGCCTCAACCGGCCGCGGCCCGGCGGCTTTTGTTTTGAAAACCGCGGCGCCGATTGTGTTTTGTGTCGCCGTCCGCCAGCCTGGCGGCCGCCATCGTGTGGAAGCGGAATTGATAACGTTTGATTTCTCCCCAAACAGCGCCGCTCTAAGCGAGGAGGAAAAACTCAGGTTGATTACGGAGGCGTGGACAAAAGTTTTGGAAAAATACATTCGCCAATATCCCGATCACTGGTTTTGGATGCATCGCCGGTGGAAAAGCAGGCCAGGAATCAGTAACCAGTAA